The proteins below come from a single Staphylococcus sp. MI 10-1553 genomic window:
- a CDS encoding carbon-nitrogen family hydrolase, translating into MQIQLFQFNIALADSSQNEQKIATLFEQHLNDQTDVVVLPEMWNNGYALPQLEKLADENLAQSYAFIQKLAQNYQVDIVAGSVSNLKEGAVYNTAFAVNRRGEKIYEYDKIHLVPMLDEPDFLSGGETVPYPYTLSDGISVSQIICYDLRFPELSRYPAAQGAKVMFYVAQWPEVRLSHWRQLLQARAIENDMYVVAVNGSGHDGKTTYAGHSMVVDPNGEIIAEADENETVMTVTLDLPKVDAQRRAIPVFENMRPSVYRYAQKEV; encoded by the coding sequence ATGCAAATACAACTATTTCAATTTAATATCGCACTCGCTGATTCAAGTCAAAATGAACAGAAAATCGCTACTTTATTTGAGCAGCATTTAAATGATCAAACAGATGTCGTAGTTCTGCCTGAAATGTGGAATAACGGCTATGCATTACCTCAATTAGAAAAGTTAGCAGATGAAAACTTAGCTCAAAGTTATGCTTTTATACAAAAATTAGCACAAAATTATCAAGTGGACATTGTTGCGGGATCTGTTTCCAACCTTAAAGAAGGTGCCGTATACAATACAGCCTTTGCCGTGAATCGACGAGGAGAAAAAATTTATGAATACGATAAAATTCATCTCGTTCCGATGCTAGATGAACCAGACTTTTTAAGTGGTGGCGAGACTGTACCTTACCCTTATACGCTCTCTGACGGTATAAGTGTATCTCAAATCATTTGTTATGACTTACGCTTTCCAGAATTAAGCCGTTACCCTGCAGCACAAGGCGCAAAAGTGATGTTTTATGTCGCACAATGGCCCGAAGTCCGACTCTCACATTGGCGTCAGTTACTACAAGCACGTGCAATTGAAAACGATATGTATGTTGTCGCTGTCAATGGCAGTGGTCATGATGGTAAAACAACGTACGCAGGTCATTCAATGGTTGTAGATCCAAATGGGGAAATTATAGCTGAAGCGGATGAAAACGAAACAGTAATGACCGTCACATTAGATCTTCCAAAAGTAGACGCACAACGCCGTGCTATTCCAGTATTTGAAAATATGCGACCTTCTGTATACCGTTATGCACAAAAAGAAGTATAA
- a CDS encoding delta-lysin family phenol-soluble modulin (Members of this family are produced with retention of the N-formyl-methionine at the N-terminus.) yields the protein MAADIISTIVEFVKLIAETVAKFIKK from the coding sequence ATGGCAGCAGATATCATTAGCACAATCGTTGAATTTGTTAAACTTATCGCAGAAACAGTAGCAAAATTTATCAAAAAATAA
- a CDS encoding accessory gene regulator AgrB has product MLLIDNGIEKMALKLQQRQNLSHIEFLKVRLGMQVVVINSFKAIVTYGLALLLNIFLYTLIVHLTFLALRTYSHGAHAKTSMLCHVQNIASFVVLPWLIVQYDISFQFLLSLSILAAMIVIKYAPAATKKRPIAPKRVKGLKIKSVIVFILLMAIAFVIPASYNRFVVYGVLLQSITLLPIFSTKEEV; this is encoded by the coding sequence ATGTTACTCATTGACAATGGAATTGAAAAAATGGCGCTGAAGCTCCAACAAAGACAGAATTTAAGTCATATTGAGTTTTTAAAAGTGCGTTTAGGCATGCAAGTTGTCGTTATAAACTCCTTTAAAGCTATTGTGACTTACGGACTTGCACTCCTATTGAACATTTTTTTATACACACTCATTGTTCACCTGACTTTTCTTGCCTTGAGGACTTATTCTCATGGCGCACACGCGAAGACTTCAATGCTTTGTCATGTACAAAACATTGCTTCATTCGTTGTTTTACCATGGTTAATAGTGCAATATGACATTTCGTTTCAATTTTTGTTAAGCTTGAGTATATTGGCAGCAATGATTGTGATCAAATATGCACCAGCTGCAACGAAAAAAAGACCAATAGCTCCCAAAAGAGTGAAAGGCCTTAAAATTAAATCAGTCATTGTATTTATTTTACTCATGGCTATTGCATTCGTCATACCAGCGTCTTATAATCGATTTGTCGTTTATGGAGTATTATTACAATCCATCACATTATTACCTATTTTTTCTACTAAGGAGGAAGTTTAA
- the agrD gene encoding cyclic lactone autoinducer peptide AgrD, with protein MRLLEVLFNLITNLFQSIGTFARIPISTGFFDEPEIPAELLEEDK; from the coding sequence ATGAGATTATTAGAAGTTTTATTCAACCTTATTACAAATTTATTCCAATCAATCGGTACTTTTGCTAGAATCCCAATTAGTACAGGTTTTTTTGATGAACCAGAAATCCCTGCCGAATTGTTAGAAGAGGACAAATAA
- the agrC gene encoding quorum-sensing sensor histidine kinase AgrC, producing the protein MEILLAIFIVLFQSFIFASVTSIIQKYKYSQRDYIILILGIVIPSIILYLIFDKNSLLYLILSFFIFYFRRAKIIGIITVLLSILILLINDFIATWFFAYLNTYHINFYVASLIYMIVFALGCYLFSFIIITLFNKLKTSWLYINKFYLIVLSLFLASGFLSFFSLLNKTVGDLYEFRNFGIIYFISFSVFAILIIATTLTIEREINYKRKKQELDDYYKYTVQIEKINNKMRKFRHDYTNILLTMSEYLREDDLEGLKKYYHEHISPLKSEFESNTMRLNGIENLKVREIKGLITTKILQAQENNIEITVEVADEITQIDMDVIQLSRVLGIIMDNAIEASNTIEDPIIQIAFIKTDESVMIIIMNKASKDMPKLHTLFQDGFSTKGNNRGIGLTTLKEIIDQTDNVFLDTTIENHYFIQKLEIMNDYE; encoded by the coding sequence TTGGAAATACTTTTAGCTATATTTATAGTATTATTTCAATCCTTTATTTTCGCATCAGTAACAAGTATTATCCAAAAATATAAATATAGTCAAAGGGATTACATTATTCTCATCCTCGGGATAGTAATCCCTTCTATTATTTTATATTTAATTTTCGATAAAAATAGTTTGCTTTATTTAATTCTTAGCTTTTTCATCTTCTATTTTAGACGAGCAAAAATAATTGGAATTATTACTGTGTTACTCTCTATTCTTATTTTACTGATTAATGATTTCATCGCGACTTGGTTTTTCGCATATCTTAATACATATCACATCAATTTTTATGTGGCATCATTAATCTATATGATTGTTTTTGCGCTAGGTTGTTACCTTTTTTCTTTTATTATTATTACATTGTTTAACAAACTTAAAACATCTTGGTTATATATTAATAAATTCTATTTGATTGTTCTAAGTTTATTTTTAGCTTCAGGATTCCTTAGTTTTTTCTCGTTATTGAACAAAACTGTTGGTGACTTATATGAGTTTCGGAATTTTGGTATCATTTATTTTATTTCTTTTTCAGTTTTCGCTATATTAATTATAGCAACCACTTTAACGATTGAACGTGAAATCAATTATAAACGGAAAAAGCAAGAATTAGATGATTATTATAAATATACAGTACAAATTGAAAAAATTAACAACAAAATGCGTAAATTCCGACATGACTATACGAATATTCTATTAACGATGTCCGAATATTTACGTGAAGACGATTTAGAAGGTTTGAAGAAATATTATCATGAACATATTAGTCCTTTAAAAAGCGAATTTGAATCCAATACGATGCGACTGAATGGTATTGAGAATTTAAAAGTCCGTGAAATTAAAGGCTTAATTACAACTAAAATTTTACAAGCGCAGGAAAATAATATTGAAATCACTGTTGAGGTGGCGGATGAAATCACTCAAATTGATATGGATGTAATTCAACTCAGCCGTGTGTTAGGAATTATTATGGATAATGCGATAGAAGCTTCCAACACTATAGAGGATCCTATTATTCAAATCGCATTTATTAAGACGGATGAGTCCGTAATGATTATTATCATGAACAAAGCGTCAAAAGATATGCCTAAGTTACATACCTTGTTCCAAGATGGCTTTTCAACTAAAGGAAACAATCGAGGTATAGGATTAACGACATTAAAAGAGATTATTGATCAAACGGACAATGTATTCCTTGATACGACAATTGAAAACCATTATTTTATTCAGAAACTAGAGATTATGAACGATTACGAATAA
- the agrA gene encoding quorum-sensing response regulator AgrA, with the protein MKILICEDDPKQRERMVSIIENYIMIEEKPMEIELATNDPYAILETSKNMTDIGCYFLDIQLESDINGIKLGSEIRKHDPVGNIIFVTSHSELTYLTFVYKVAAMDFIFKDDPEELRTRIIDCLETALKRLDLLTKDHTVETLELKRGTSSVYVNYDDVMFFESSPKSHRLIAHLDNRQIEFYGNLKELAQLDDRFFRCHNSYVLNRRNITSVDTKERIAYFKNEEFCYVSVRNLKKI; encoded by the coding sequence ATGAAAATTTTAATTTGTGAGGATGATCCTAAACAACGTGAACGCATGGTGTCCATTATAGAAAATTATATTATGATTGAAGAGAAGCCGATGGAAATTGAGCTTGCTACAAATGATCCCTACGCTATTTTAGAAACTTCTAAAAACATGACTGATATTGGCTGCTACTTTTTAGATATTCAATTAGAGTCTGATATTAACGGGATTAAATTGGGGAGCGAAATTCGTAAACACGATCCTGTAGGGAATATTATTTTTGTGACGAGTCATAGTGAACTGACGTACTTGACGTTTGTCTATAAAGTGGCTGCCATGGATTTTATTTTTAAAGATGATCCTGAAGAATTAAGAACGCGCATTATCGATTGTTTAGAAACGGCGTTAAAACGGCTTGATTTATTAACAAAAGATCACACTGTTGAAACTTTGGAACTCAAACGTGGGACAAGTTCTGTTTATGTGAACTATGATGACGTGATGTTTTTCGAGTCCTCACCGAAGTCACATCGTTTAATCGCGCATTTAGACAATCGTCAAATCGAGTTTTACGGCAATTTGAAAGAATTAGCACAACTCGATGATCGGTTCTTCAGATGTCACAATAGTTATGTGCTGAATAGAAGGAATATTACGAGTGTCGATACGAAAGAGCGGATTGCTTATTTCAAAAATGAAGAATTTTGTTACGTCTCGGTACGTAATTTGAAGAAAATTTAA
- a CDS encoding sucrose-6-phosphate hydrolase, which produces MEQWSREKRYRKYEEATNEEMELLMAKVNQSTFRQTYHIQPPTGLLNDPNGLIFFNGQYYIAHQWFPLGAVHGLKYWRLLTSKNLVQFEDRGVVLRPDQTFDSHGVYSGSAFSFNQSLYYMYTGNHRDNEWNRHSSQIVAEVQADGVVRKLLPPAIPAPPKGYTQHFRDPKVFEKDGKLYALLGAQRENETGCAVLYEAERPEGPWQFKGEIQTQLEDFGYMWECPDYFQIHGKDILLFCPQGIESEGDAYQNIYQSGYIMGTLNFDTLAFDHGPFIELDHGFDFYAPQTMTDEAGRRVLIGWMGLPDTEYPTDDDGWANCLTLPRTLTIEDGKLKQKPHMNLRKLRKNEEVALGYANKFIKQLHPYEGVQYELVVDILENEASAFELQLRASRNESTTIRYDATTRQVSLERFDSGALPYPVEGTMRVTQLHTDLKQLRIFVDTSSIEIFCNEGERVLTSRIFPKATSNKFKVVTDSGQIYLKMTKYDIVEGE; this is translated from the coding sequence ATGGAACAATGGAGTAGAGAAAAGCGTTATCGTAAATATGAAGAAGCAACAAATGAAGAAATGGAGTTATTAATGGCCAAAGTGAACCAATCTACATTTCGGCAAACATACCATATTCAACCCCCAACAGGATTATTAAATGATCCAAACGGCCTCATCTTTTTTAATGGTCAATATTATATCGCACATCAATGGTTTCCTTTAGGTGCAGTACATGGCTTGAAATATTGGCGTTTACTCACAAGCAAAAATCTCGTACAATTTGAAGATCGTGGTGTCGTATTACGTCCTGATCAAACATTTGATAGTCATGGTGTGTACAGTGGGAGTGCATTTTCGTTTAATCAATCATTGTATTATATGTACACAGGCAATCATCGTGACAACGAGTGGAACCGTCATAGTAGTCAAATCGTAGCGGAAGTGCAAGCAGATGGGGTGGTTCGTAAATTATTACCTCCAGCAATTCCAGCACCTCCTAAAGGGTATACACAGCATTTTCGTGATCCTAAAGTGTTTGAGAAAGATGGGAAACTGTATGCATTGTTAGGAGCACAACGTGAGAATGAAACAGGTTGTGCTGTATTATACGAAGCTGAGCGCCCAGAAGGACCGTGGCAGTTTAAAGGTGAAATTCAAACACAATTAGAAGATTTTGGTTATATGTGGGAGTGTCCAGATTATTTTCAAATTCATGGTAAAGATATTTTGCTATTCTGTCCACAAGGCATAGAATCTGAAGGTGATGCGTATCAAAATATTTATCAAAGCGGTTATATTATGGGAACGTTAAATTTTGATACGTTAGCGTTTGATCATGGGCCGTTTATTGAACTTGACCACGGCTTTGATTTTTATGCCCCTCAAACGATGACTGATGAAGCGGGGCGACGCGTGTTAATCGGTTGGATGGGACTACCTGACACTGAATATCCGACAGATGATGACGGCTGGGCAAATTGTTTAACGTTGCCAAGAACATTAACGATTGAAGACGGTAAATTAAAACAAAAACCGCATATGAATTTAAGAAAGTTACGTAAAAATGAAGAAGTTGCGCTCGGTTATGCGAACAAATTTATTAAACAACTCCATCCTTATGAAGGGGTGCAGTATGAGCTTGTCGTTGATATTTTAGAAAATGAGGCCTCTGCATTTGAATTACAACTCCGTGCATCACGCAATGAATCCACAACGATTCGATATGATGCAACTACACGTCAGGTTTCACTGGAGCGCTTCGATAGTGGGGCATTACCGTACCCAGTTGAAGGGACGATGAGGGTGACACAATTACATACAGATTTGAAGCAATTACGTATTTTCGTGGATACATCAAGTATTGAAATCTTTTGTAATGAAGGGGAACGTGTGTTAACGTCACGGATATTCCCAAAAGCGACATCAAACAAATTTAAAGTGGTAACGGATTCGGGTCAAATTTATTTAAAAATGACTAAATACGATATTGTGGAAGGAGAATAA
- a CDS encoding LacI family DNA-binding transcriptional regulator: protein MNIQDIANLAGVSKSTVSRYLNQGSISLKTKRKIQHVIDTYGYEPNQFAQSLRAQKSMMIGIIFPRMYSHAVAQTVKGIKAKCDEFGYQMLLNLTERHVEQELDALKSFKRSKVDGILFMATAVTDVHMAVIQEIDKPVIIIGQAHASLSSVYHNDYQAGQLMGQEIVAQGKQHVIYVSIQEDDVAVGEQRFRGLIEVLTAHQVTYETLMASFEDETALQSIKGQLIQQPSVAYVGATDTIAMALYQALMHDHITETPWIAGFGGDPMTQIVHPTIFTIPYQYETAGRIAFEQLQLQMEQPDFIQSRQLDVNSKF, encoded by the coding sequence TTGAATATACAGGATATCGCCAATCTAGCAGGCGTTTCTAAAAGTACAGTTTCAAGGTATTTGAATCAAGGGTCGATTAGTTTAAAGACAAAGCGAAAAATTCAACACGTCATTGATACATACGGTTATGAACCGAATCAGTTTGCTCAAAGTTTAAGAGCACAAAAAAGTATGATGATTGGCATTATTTTCCCACGAATGTATTCTCATGCCGTGGCCCAAACTGTTAAAGGGATTAAAGCGAAATGTGACGAATTTGGCTATCAAATGTTATTGAATTTGACTGAGCGTCATGTGGAACAGGAACTTGATGCGCTGAAATCATTTAAAAGAAGTAAAGTAGACGGCATTTTATTTATGGCGACTGCAGTGACAGATGTACATATGGCTGTCATTCAAGAGATAGATAAGCCAGTCATCATCATTGGTCAAGCGCATGCGTCGTTAAGTTCGGTTTACCACAATGATTATCAAGCTGGTCAATTAATGGGACAAGAAATTGTAGCGCAAGGGAAGCAACATGTCATTTATGTGAGTATTCAAGAAGATGATGTCGCGGTCGGTGAACAACGCTTTCGAGGTTTAATCGAAGTGTTAACCGCACATCAGGTCACTTATGAGACTTTGATGGCATCGTTTGAAGATGAAACCGCACTGCAATCGATAAAAGGTCAGCTCATCCAACAGCCGTCTGTGGCGTATGTCGGTGCGACAGATACGATTGCGATGGCGCTATATCAAGCATTGATGCACGACCATATAACCGAAACACCGTGGATTGCTGGTTTTGGCGGTGATCCTATGACACAAATTGTTCATCCAACGATTTTCACAATACCTTATCAATATGAAACGGCAGGACGTATCGCTTTTGAACAATTACAGCTTCAAATGGAACAGCCGGATTTTATTCAAAGTCGTCAACTCGACGTGAATTCCAAATTTTGA